From a single Methanobrevibacter sp. genomic region:
- the purB gene encoding adenylosuccinate lyase yields MAIHPIEFRYGTPEMKNIWEEENKLQRMLDVESALAQAEGKLGIIPQDVADEISAKANTKYVKLARMKEIEAATNHDIAALSKSITEVCENGAGEYVHFGATSNDIVDSSNSLLIKDSITVLKEKLERLTKIMLDLASENKMKVCIGRTHGQHALPTTYGMKFALWADELHRQYDRLEHAESNVCVGMMDGAVGTTAALGEQGWEIHKTVAEILGLPAATITNQVVQRDNHVEFISVLANIASTLDKIGLEIRSLQRTEIMELGEYFDPEKQVGSSTMPHKMNPITAERICGVARIVKSYVNAALDNNPLWHERDLTNSSCERIMFPESCILTDYILNLTIKLMSNLVFYDENIERNLNFTNGLVMAERLMAELTRAGMGKQTAYGIVRKNAIKANKEKLLLGELILEDEEVKKYLTQEDVDKIMDPHTYTGSIPTIIDELLEKSQEWF; encoded by the coding sequence ATGGCTATACACCCTATTGAATTTAGATATGGGACTCCTGAAATGAAAAATATTTGGGAAGAAGAAAATAAATTACAAAGAATGTTAGATGTGGAATCTGCATTGGCTCAAGCTGAAGGAAAACTCGGAATTATCCCTCAGGACGTAGCTGATGAAATTTCAGCAAAAGCTAACACAAAATATGTTAAATTAGCAAGAATGAAAGAAATTGAAGCAGCAACCAATCACGATATTGCAGCATTATCCAAATCCATTACAGAAGTTTGTGAAAATGGTGCAGGTGAATACGTTCACTTCGGAGCAACATCTAATGATATTGTTGACAGCTCAAATTCATTATTGATCAAAGATTCAATTACTGTATTAAAAGAAAAATTAGAAAGATTAACAAAAATAATGTTAGATTTAGCAAGTGAAAACAAAATGAAAGTCTGTATCGGACGTACCCATGGACAACATGCACTTCCAACAACCTACGGAATGAAATTTGCTTTATGGGCAGATGAACTCCACAGACAATACGACAGATTAGAACATGCTGAATCAAATGTATGTGTTGGAATGATGGATGGTGCAGTAGGTACTACTGCAGCATTAGGCGAACAAGGTTGGGAAATTCATAAAACAGTTGCTGAAATCTTAGGATTGCCTGCAGCAACAATTACAAACCAAGTTGTGCAAAGAGACAACCACGTGGAATTCATTAGTGTATTAGCTAACATTGCAAGTACTTTAGACAAAATCGGACTTGAAATCAGAAGCTTACAAAGAACCGAAATCATGGAGTTAGGCGAATACTTCGATCCTGAAAAACAAGTTGGAAGTAGTACTATGCCTCACAAAATGAACCCAATTACTGCCGAAAGAATTTGTGGTGTTGCAAGAATCGTTAAATCATATGTGAATGCAGCTTTAGACAACAACCCACTCTGGCACGAAAGAGATTTAACCAACTCCTCTTGTGAAAGAATCATGTTCCCAGAAAGTTGTATTTTAACTGATTACATCTTAAACTTAACAATCAAATTAATGAGCAATCTCGTATTCTACGATGAGAACATCGAAAGAAACTTAAACTTCACCAACGGACTCGTTATGGCTGAAAGATTAATGGCTGAACTTACCCGTGCAGGAATGGGAAAACAAACTGCTTACGGAATTGTAAGGAAAAACGCTATTAAAGCTAATAAAGAGAAATTATTACTTGGTGAGTTAATTTTAGAAGACGAAGAAGTTAAAAAATACTTAACTCAAGAAGACGTTGACAAAATAATGGATCCACATACTTATACAGGATCTATACCAACCATTATTGATGAATTACTTGAAAAATCACAAGAATGGTTTTAA
- a CDS encoding amidohydrolase family protein, with amino-acid sequence MQTLIENVNIINPNDEVKNHQNVLIEDNLIKEISSDKTSTKDNVNVIDGEDNYLLPGFIDCHTHIFAKGFHKEENMANPLGIHFYNAVPHSLQTINAGVTTIRDCGPADLSFKLAQQRKLFTAPKIHLSITPLVMTGGHFDLLLPSGWDMEIMYPGFPKGRCDGVEEVLKKTREIKRAGADFIKVMCSGGVLTTNTSPEFAQFNKKELKTIVCEANANNMKVSAHCHSLKGINNCIKAGFSSIEHGTFIDRKTASKMAKNNVSLVPTLLVHQFLYKNGFPAWDNYAAEKTAKLKEIVKVHKENISVAYEEGVNILMGTDSGVIPHGHNLEELVHLTDIGMSEEEAIASGTVKAAKYLGCENLGQVSENCIADLILVNSNPLDDVSILSDNDNILTVMQDGIVVK; translated from the coding sequence ATGCAAACTCTAATTGAAAATGTAAATATCATTAACCCAAATGATGAAGTAAAAAATCATCAGAATGTCCTGATTGAAGATAATTTAATTAAGGAAATCTCTTCTGATAAAACATCTACAAAAGATAATGTTAATGTCATTGATGGTGAAGATAATTACTTGCTTCCAGGTTTTATTGATTGTCATACTCATATCTTTGCAAAAGGATTCCACAAAGAAGAAAACATGGCGAATCCATTGGGTATTCATTTTTATAATGCAGTTCCTCATTCATTGCAGACAATCAATGCAGGTGTTACAACAATTAGGGATTGTGGACCTGCTGATTTAAGTTTTAAATTGGCTCAACAAAGAAAATTATTTACTGCTCCTAAAATTCACTTGTCAATAACTCCTCTTGTCATGACTGGAGGTCATTTTGATTTGCTTCTTCCGTCCGGATGGGATATGGAGATAATGTATCCCGGATTTCCAAAAGGAAGATGCGATGGTGTTGAAGAGGTATTGAAAAAGACTCGTGAAATAAAAAGGGCAGGTGCTGATTTTATTAAAGTAATGTGTAGTGGTGGAGTTTTAACAACAAACACTTCACCGGAATTTGCACAATTCAACAAAAAAGAATTAAAAACTATTGTTTGTGAAGCTAATGCAAACAACATGAAAGTTTCAGCACATTGTCATAGTTTAAAAGGAATAAACAACTGTATCAAAGCAGGATTTTCATCAATCGAACATGGAACATTCATTGATAGAAAAACAGCTTCCAAAATGGCTAAAAACAATGTAAGTTTAGTTCCAACACTTTTGGTTCATCAATTCTTGTACAAAAACGGTTTTCCTGCATGGGATAATTATGCAGCTGAAAAAACCGCAAAATTAAAAGAAATTGTTAAAGTTCACAAAGAAAACATCTCTGTTGCTTATGAAGAGGGAGTAAACATCTTGATGGGGACTGACAGTGGAGTTATTCCTCATGGACATAACCTGGAAGAATTGGTTCACTTGACTGATATTGGAATGAGTGAAGAAGAAGCAATAGCTAGTGGAACTGTCAAAGCAGCTAAATACTTAGGTTGTGAAAATCTTGGTCAAGTTAGTGAAAACTGCATTGCTGATTTAATTTTGGTCAATTCTAATCCGTTGGATGATGTTTCTATTTTAAGTGATAATGATAATATTTTAACTGTTATGCAAGATGGAATTGTGGTTAAATGA
- a CDS encoding helix-turn-helix transcriptional regulator, producing the protein METKIRQLRQEKGMTQQELAESVGVTRQTINALENARYNPSLLLSYHITKILGKTAIEDVFVFNDDD; encoded by the coding sequence TTGGAAACAAAAATACGACAGTTGCGCCAAGAGAAAGGCATGACTCAACAAGAGCTTGCTGAATCTGTTGGGGTGACACGTCAGACAATAAATGCTTTAGAAAACGCTCGCTATAACCCTTCCTTATTATTATCCTATCATATTACTAAGATACTGGGTAAAACAGCGATTGAAGATGTTTTCGTCTTTAATGATGATGATTAA
- a CDS encoding nitroreductase family protein, producing MKLIIDTDLCTACKLCSQVCIRDNIAVDDFAVEIGDNCFECGHCMAVCKVSAITLKSFEDHKDKIQDYDSKNIPVEYDDLLQLLKQRRSIRWFKNKKIDNETFDKLFEGAYYSPSAQNEQDVEFVVVDEKLDDFMNLVYDIIKVDDDKFFRIKEFGEYLKDSSTKKLHPLLWEGKQLILTFSTDKTSAVIANTRLELLAYSLGLGGFYSLFILKADELDHNKLMEFFPKIDKNKHMYSTFIIGYPKVRFRRTIPHKNINVTYY from the coding sequence ATGAAATTAATTATTGATACTGATTTGTGTACTGCTTGTAAACTTTGTTCACAAGTATGTATTCGTGATAATATTGCTGTTGATGACTTTGCAGTTGAAATAGGTGATAACTGTTTTGAATGTGGACACTGTATGGCAGTATGTAAGGTCAGTGCAATTACTCTTAAAAGCTTTGAAGACCATAAAGATAAAATTCAGGATTATGATTCTAAAAATATTCCAGTTGAATATGATGATTTGCTTCAATTATTAAAGCAAAGAAGATCAATACGATGGTTTAAAAATAAGAAAATTGATAATGAAACATTTGATAAACTTTTTGAAGGAGCATATTATTCTCCATCTGCTCAAAACGAACAGGATGTCGAATTTGTAGTTGTCGATGAAAAACTTGATGACTTCATGAATCTTGTCTATGATATCATTAAAGTCGATGATGACAAATTTTTCAGAATCAAAGAGTTCGGTGAGTATCTAAAAGACAGTTCTACAAAGAAACTCCATCCATTATTGTGGGAAGGAAAACAACTTATCTTAACATTTTCAACAGATAAAACAAGTGCTGTTATTGCAAATACTCGTTTAGAATTACTTGCTTATTCTTTAGGTCTTGGTGGTTTTTATTCATTGTTTATTCTTAAAGCAGATGAGCTTGATCATAATAAATTAATGGAATTTTTCCCAAAAATTGATAAAAACAAACATATGTATTCTACTTTTATTATTGGCTATCCTAAAGTGAGATTCAGAAGGACAATTCCTCACAAAAATATCAATGTCACCTATTACTAA
- a CDS encoding DUF126 domain-containing protein, producing MISCRNIAKGKGKGELIVSSEPISFLGGVDPETGIIIDPTHELKGECIKDKVLFIPGGKGSTVGSYVIFQMMKNDTAPNAIICLNAEPIIATGAIMSDIPMVDSPAQTKDLTTGTLVEVDGDNGTIEIL from the coding sequence ATGATTTCATGTAGAAATATTGCAAAAGGAAAAGGAAAAGGGGAATTAATTGTATCATCTGAACCGATTAGTTTCCTTGGTGGTGTTGATCCGGAAACTGGAATTATAATCGACCCTACTCATGAATTAAAGGGAGAATGCATTAAGGATAAAGTTTTATTCATTCCTGGTGGAAAAGGTTCTACTGTGGGTTCTTATGTTATTTTCCAAATGATGAAAAACGATACTGCTCCAAATGCTATAATCTGCCTTAATGCAGAGCCTATTATTGCAACTGGGGCTATCATGTCTGATATTCCTATGGTTGACTCACCAGCTCAAACTAAAGATTTAACTACTGGAACCTTGGTTGAAGTTGATGGGGACAATGGAACAATTGAAATTTTATAG
- the cadA gene encoding cadmium-translocating P-type ATPase, with protein MAYLKSMDLPIEGMHCASCVLSVNKTFGKVEGVEEVDADLAANRLHITINPKKISYEEMERLVKNLGFELHSDEMTLRIQGMHCASCTMNVEKFLIRVDGIFDVKADLTSQTAKIRYDSSKLDMNEVEKVIESLGFELLGIEGQTEIDEEAIYQQDLKDKLTRIIVGVIFTAILMVLMFSGWDPLMGPIASLNQATGLHISAMGLLSLIVSIGPFIYISLPILKAGWNGLRNKNLNMDVMYSMGIMVAYVSSILGTFGIVLDHTFMFYDSAVMLPAFLMIGRYLEARAKKRTSDSIKELIGLQPTVATAIEVDENGEILSQKEVSIADIVLDDLLLVKPGEKIPVDGDVVGGESYVDESMINGEPIPKVKKDGEEVFAGTINQDGVLYTKAKKIGKETVLSNIIRLVEKAQSSRPPVQKFANTIVSYFIPVILTIAIVVFILWYFVFGATLLFSLTCLISILVVACPCALGLATPTAVTVGVGRAAEFGILIKNGDTLENAGQLDVAAFDKTGTITEGKPEVDDVIAYNTTDEDLIKLAASVEQNSTHPIAKAIVNKAKDLGIELDQTSGFENITGKGLKAELNSKEVLAGNLALMEAENVDVSSDLVDKYHELEELSKTIIFLAEDKTVKGILSLSDKIKENSKRTIEELHKMGVETYMLTGDNEATALNVAREVGIDNVKACVLPENKLEIVKEAQANGSKTVLFVGDGINDAPALTQADIGVAMGNGTDIAMESGDIVVMEGDLENVVAAVQFSRKVMRRIKENIFWAFAYNSILIPIAAGVLYPAFGITFEPALAGLAMAMSSVTVISLSLLLKRYVPEIKRKSNN; from the coding sequence ATGGCATATCTTAAAAGTATGGATTTGCCCATTGAAGGAATGCATTGTGCTTCTTGTGTATTAAGTGTAAATAAAACTTTTGGCAAAGTCGAAGGTGTAGAAGAAGTGGATGCTGATTTGGCGGCAAATAGATTACATATCACAATTAACCCTAAAAAAATTTCTTATGAAGAAATGGAAAGATTAGTTAAAAACTTAGGTTTTGAACTTCACTCTGATGAAATGACATTAAGAATTCAAGGTATGCATTGTGCATCTTGTACAATGAATGTTGAAAAATTCTTAATTAGAGTAGATGGTATTTTTGATGTTAAAGCAGATTTAACCTCTCAAACTGCTAAAATTAGATACGACTCATCTAAATTGGATATGAATGAAGTCGAAAAAGTAATCGAATCATTAGGTTTCGAACTTTTAGGTATTGAAGGTCAAACTGAAATAGATGAGGAAGCAATTTATCAACAAGATTTAAAAGACAAGCTCACAAGAATTATTGTTGGTGTAATTTTCACAGCAATTTTGATGGTTTTAATGTTTAGTGGATGGGATCCATTAATGGGACCTATTGCAAGTTTAAATCAAGCTACTGGTCTTCATATCTCAGCAATGGGATTACTTTCATTAATTGTAAGTATTGGACCGTTCATTTACATTTCATTACCTATCTTAAAAGCAGGATGGAATGGATTACGCAATAAAAACTTGAACATGGATGTAATGTATTCCATGGGTATTATGGTTGCTTATGTTTCAAGTATTCTTGGAACATTTGGTATTGTACTTGACCACACTTTCATGTTTTATGATTCTGCTGTAATGCTTCCAGCATTCTTGATGATTGGAAGATACTTAGAAGCAAGAGCTAAGAAAAGAACTTCTGATTCAATTAAAGAGTTAATCGGTCTTCAGCCAACTGTTGCAACTGCAATTGAAGTTGATGAAAACGGTGAGATCCTCTCTCAAAAAGAAGTATCTATTGCAGATATTGTATTAGATGATTTGTTACTTGTAAAACCTGGTGAAAAGATTCCTGTTGATGGAGATGTCGTTGGTGGGGAATCATATGTTGATGAATCAATGATTAATGGGGAACCAATTCCTAAAGTTAAAAAAGATGGAGAAGAAGTCTTTGCAGGTACTATCAATCAGGATGGTGTACTTTATACTAAAGCTAAAAAGATTGGAAAAGAAACTGTATTGTCCAATATTATTCGTTTGGTTGAAAAAGCACAATCCTCAAGACCTCCAGTTCAAAAATTTGCAAATACTATTGTTTCATACTTCATTCCAGTTATCTTAACAATAGCTATTGTTGTATTCATACTTTGGTACTTTGTATTCGGAGCAACTTTACTCTTCTCACTCACATGTTTGATTTCAATTTTAGTTGTTGCATGTCCATGTGCATTAGGTCTTGCAACTCCAACTGCAGTTACAGTAGGTGTTGGAAGAGCAGCTGAATTTGGTATTTTAATTAAAAATGGTGACACATTAGAAAATGCAGGTCAACTTGATGTTGCAGCATTCGATAAGACTGGAACTATTACTGAAGGAAAACCTGAAGTGGATGATGTAATTGCATACAACACTACTGATGAAGATTTGATCAAACTTGCAGCTAGTGTAGAGCAAAATTCAACTCACCCAATTGCAAAAGCTATTGTAAATAAAGCTAAAGATTTAGGTATTGAATTAGACCAGACTTCTGGATTTGAAAACATTACTGGTAAAGGTTTAAAAGCTGAACTTAACTCCAAAGAAGTTCTTGCAGGTAACTTAGCTTTAATGGAAGCGGAAAATGTGGATGTTTCATCTGATCTTGTAGATAAATATCATGAACTTGAAGAATTGTCAAAAACAATTATTTTCCTAGCTGAAGATAAAACTGTTAAAGGTATTTTAAGTTTATCTGATAAAATCAAAGAAAATTCAAAAAGAACAATTGAAGAATTGCATAAAATGGGTGTTGAAACCTATATGCTTACTGGGGACAACGAAGCTACTGCATTGAATGTGGCTCGTGAAGTTGGCATTGACAACGTAAAAGCTTGTGTTCTTCCTGAAAACAAATTAGAAATTGTTAAAGAAGCTCAAGCAAATGGTAGTAAAACTGTATTGTTTGTTGGAGATGGAATTAATGATGCTCCTGCACTTACACAAGCAGATATTGGTGTAGCTATGGGTAATGGTACTGATATTGCTATGGAAAGTGGGGATATTGTTGTAATGGAAGGTGACTTGGAAAATGTTGTTGCTGCAGTTCAATTCTCAAGAAAAGTAATGCGTAGAATCAAAGAAAACATTTTCTGGGCATTTGCATATAACTCAATATTGATTCCTATTGCTGCTGGTGTTTTATATCCTGCATTTGGAATTACATTTGAACCTGCATTAGCCGGTCTTGCAATGGCAATGAGTTCTGTAACTGTTATATCTCTTTCATTATTACTTAAGAGATATGTTCCTGAAATAAAAAGAAAAAGTAATAATTAA